One genomic region from Methanocaldococcus fervens AG86 encodes:
- a CDS encoding phosphatase PAP2 family protein, producing the protein MDLYSMAEYLVMHYGYIGLFIISFTEAFIQPIPPDVFIIGASYFGLNPIISAIVATIGTTLGGLFGYFLGDKLGHPIFVKLFGERYLHKGEEFFNKYGVFGVFIAGISPLPYKVIAWLSGIFEMHKLWFTIGTIVGRFPRFLTVAYFGGILGNNKLNDINIWLFYLINSHYNQILDIIMPIISKITYPLIAIVSIILFLKNRKFWVKLIFILFLAFVIAYSLKYLIHEPRPYFVLDNIHLLCYEGNEPSFPSGHTTLAFALSTALLFYSRKIGAIFLIWAILVAYSRVYVGVHYPFDVFAGAVIGIACGYLTTVDIYKIMNKCKKHTKDY; encoded by the coding sequence ATGGATTTATATTCAATGGCTGAGTATCTTGTAATGCATTATGGTTATATCGGGTTGTTCATAATATCATTTACAGAGGCATTTATACAGCCAATTCCTCCAGATGTGTTTATAATTGGAGCTTCATACTTTGGATTAAATCCAATAATCTCGGCTATTGTAGCTACTATAGGCACGACTTTAGGAGGATTATTTGGCTACTTTTTAGGTGATAAGTTAGGGCATCCAATATTTGTAAAACTTTTTGGAGAGAGATATTTGCATAAAGGGGAGGAGTTTTTTAACAAATATGGGGTTTTTGGAGTGTTTATTGCTGGCATCTCCCCATTGCCATATAAGGTTATCGCATGGCTTTCAGGTATTTTTGAAATGCATAAATTATGGTTTACAATTGGAACTATAGTTGGCAGATTTCCACGATTTTTGACAGTTGCATATTTTGGAGGTATTTTGGGAAATAATAAATTAAATGATATTAATATTTGGCTTTTTTATTTGATAAACTCGCATTACAACCAAATACTCGATATAATCATGCCAATCATCTCAAAAATAACCTATCCATTAATTGCTATAGTTTCTATAATCCTATTCCTAAAAAATAGAAAATTTTGGGTAAAGCTAATTTTTATCTTATTTTTAGCTTTTGTGATTGCCTATTCATTGAAATATTTGATACATGAGCCAAGACCTTATTTTGTTTTAGATAATATACATCTTTTATGCTATGAAGGGAATGAGCCAAGTTTTCCAAGTGGGCACACAACTTTGGCATTTGCATTATCAACAGCTTTATTATTTTATTCAAGAAAAATAGGAGCAATATTTTTAATTTGGGCAATTCTTGTAGCTTATAGTAGAGTTTATGTTGGAGTTCATTATCCATTTGATGTGTTTGCTGGAGCTGTTATTGGTATAGCTTGTGGATATCTAACGACCGTTGATATATATAAAATAATGAATAAATGTAAAAAACATACAAAAGATTATTAA
- the cas7i gene encoding type I-B CRISPR-associated protein Cas7/Cst2/DevR → MKGIEIVWLSKTDLTNLNSGEGESNFIDVKKFKKNGIEYPYVSGQAMRYYIKEAIRRNLNENEFMCVPDDKGETCGDIKNCIGCDLFGFMKPEKDVGARTRVSPVKVSPAIGLLPFDENSAVDFLTRRYRGGEKSEGDIVNVEIGVNIYKVGIAIDVKRVGGEEKIENGTVKIDYCVNDEERKNRISKVIESLRYLSDYSKQARLLTDFTPDFIIIAFQDKYSHRLQKAIDLKANTINVELLKAILNDVSEYSPKIFAGLIPCLFENEEEVKNIFEDLNIKVKAPHEAIKDALSYLEEINL, encoded by the coding sequence ATGAAAGGCATAGAGATAGTTTGGTTATCAAAAACTGATTTAACAAACTTAAATTCTGGGGAAGGGGAGAGCAACTTTATTGATGTCAAGAAATTTAAGAAAAATGGAATTGAATATCCTTACGTTTCAGGACAGGCAATGAGATACTATATAAAAGAGGCAATTAGAAGGAATTTGAATGAAAATGAATTTATGTGCGTCCCAGATGATAAAGGAGAAACTTGTGGAGATATAAAAAACTGTATAGGATGCGACCTCTTTGGATTCATGAAGCCAGAGAAGGATGTTGGAGCAAGAACAAGAGTCTCACCAGTTAAAGTGTCTCCAGCGATAGGACTATTGCCATTTGATGAAAACTCAGCAGTTGATTTCTTAACAAGAAGATATAGAGGAGGAGAAAAATCAGAGGGGGACATAGTAAATGTTGAAATTGGAGTTAATATCTATAAGGTAGGGATTGCCATTGATGTTAAAAGGGTTGGAGGAGAGGAGAAGATTGAAAATGGAACTGTTAAAATTGATTACTGCGTAAATGATGAAGAGCGTAAAAATAGGATTTCAAAGGTTATTGAATCTCTAAGATATTTGTCAGATTACTCAAAGCAGGCAAGGTTATTAACTGATTTCACACCAGACTTTATAATAATTGCATTCCAAGATAAATACTCCCATAGATTGCAAAAGGCAATAGATTTGAAAGCTAATACAATAAATGTTGAGTTGTTAAAGGCAATTCTTAATGATGTTTCAGAGTATTCACCAAAAATATTTGCTGGACTTATCCCATGCCTCTTTGAGAATGAGGAAGAAGTTAAAAATATATTTGAAGATTTAAATATAAAAGTTAAAGCTCCTCATGAGGCAATAAAAGATGCATTGAGTTATTTAGAGGAAATTAACTTATAA
- a CDS encoding DNA topoisomerase IV subunit A: MVKLPAISKKPREIAKQKIIELAKKMYEDLMKGKRPKITMPIRSLSNAMFDKEKGSFTLVGKEKARTLTVNQAKIFAQTTKMLEFAKQLLETNDFSTLREAYYVSKNWGEARFDDQQASNNVIEDLEAALGVLREHLGFIPEEDGSSVVGPLKIIEETPEGELVVDCTKLGTGAYNIPNDVTKLNLETDADFVLAIETSGMFARLNAERFWDKHNCILVSLKGVPARATRRFIKRLYEEHELPVLVFTDGDPYGYLNIYRTLKVGSGKAIHLADKLSIPAARLIGVTPQDIVDYDLPTHPLKEQDIKRIKDGLKNDDFVRSFPEWQKALKQMLDMGVRAEQQSLAKYGLKYVVDTYLPEKIKDESTWLP; this comes from the coding sequence ATGGTTAAGCTTCCTGCTATATCAAAAAAACCAAGGGAAATTGCAAAACAAAAAATTATTGAACTTGCTAAAAAGATGTATGAGGATTTAATGAAGGGTAAAAGACCAAAAATAACCATGCCAATTAGAAGTTTATCCAACGCGATGTTTGATAAAGAGAAGGGTTCATTTACATTAGTGGGTAAAGAAAAGGCAAGAACATTAACTGTAAATCAAGCAAAGATTTTTGCACAAACAACAAAGATGTTAGAATTCGCTAAGCAGTTATTGGAAACAAATGACTTCTCAACACTAAGGGAAGCTTATTACGTTTCAAAAAACTGGGGAGAGGCAAGATTTGATGACCAGCAAGCATCAAACAACGTTATTGAGGATTTAGAAGCTGCTTTAGGTGTGTTAAGAGAGCATTTAGGATTTATCCCTGAAGAAGATGGTTCTTCAGTAGTTGGGCCGTTAAAAATTATTGAAGAAACACCAGAAGGAGAGCTTGTTGTTGATTGTACAAAATTGGGAACTGGGGCTTATAACATCCCTAATGATGTAACAAAATTGAATCTTGAGACAGATGCAGATTTTGTTTTGGCAATAGAGACATCTGGTATGTTTGCAAGGTTAAATGCGGAGAGATTTTGGGATAAACATAACTGCATATTGGTTTCATTAAAAGGGGTTCCGGCAAGGGCTACAAGGAGGTTTATAAAGAGGCTTTACGAAGAACATGAACTACCTGTTTTGGTATTTACTGACGGAGATCCTTACGGGTATCTAAACATTTACAGAACGTTAAAAGTTGGGAGTGGAAAGGCAATACACTTAGCTGACAAGCTGTCAATTCCTGCAGCAAGGTTGATTGGCGTTACCCCACAAGATATTGTTGATTACGATTTGCCTACTCATCCATTGAAAGAGCAGGATATTAAGAGGATAAAGGATGGGTTAAAGAACGATGACTTCGTAAGAAGCTTCCCAGAATGGCAGAAAGCTCTAAAACAAATGCTCGATATGGGAGTTAGGGCGGAGCAACAGTCTTTAGCTAAGTATGGTTTAAAGTATGTCGTTGATACATACTTACCTGAAAAAATCAAGGATGAGAGCACATGGCTACCATAA
- a CDS encoding DUF2100 domain-containing protein, with product MRVEYSKELIRKGISTISQLKKAKVKVEKTEGKKKISYRDAKPGKIDINEFKKAVYLLIEADDFLYKKAPKHELNEEEAKEFCKLIIKCQEHLNRLLANFGFEFEEKEISENALYIVSNKKLFKKLKNKNPNLKVVCTEGMLDIEDMKAIGIPEKALEGLKKKVEIARKNVERFINKYNPEKIFVVVEDDKDELLYLRAKQLYNAEKLNADEILS from the coding sequence ATGAGAGTTGAATACTCAAAAGAATTAATTAGAAAGGGAATCTCAACAATATCTCAACTAAAAAAAGCTAAAGTAAAGGTAGAAAAAACTGAAGGAAAGAAAAAAATATCCTATAGAGATGCAAAACCTGGAAAGATAGATATTAATGAATTTAAAAAGGCAGTTTATTTGTTGATTGAGGCAGATGACTTTTTATATAAAAAAGCTCCAAAACATGAATTGAATGAAGAAGAGGCAAAAGAATTTTGTAAATTAATTATAAAATGCCAAGAACATTTAAATAGGCTTTTAGCTAACTTTGGGTTTGAATTTGAAGAAAAAGAGATTAGTGAAAACGCCCTATACATTGTTTCAAATAAAAAATTATTTAAAAAACTTAAAAACAAAAATCCTAATTTAAAGGTTGTTTGCACTGAGGGAATGTTAGATATTGAAGACATGAAAGCCATAGGAATTCCAGAAAAGGCTTTAGAGGGATTAAAGAAAAAAGTTGAGATAGCAAGAAAAAATGTTGAGAGATTTATAAATAAATATAATCCAGAAAAAATTTTTGTTGTTGTTGAGGATGATAAGGATGAGCTTTTATACTTAAGGGCTAAGCAACTTTACAACGCTGAAAAATTAAATGCAGACGAAATTTTAAGTTAA
- the cas6 gene encoding CRISPR-associated endoribonuclease Cas6: MRIELELQTDKFTTIPYNHQYYLASAIYKKIHSANPEYAKRLHSYQKFKFFTFSLLQIKRRVIKKEGIETIDGKAYLYISSPKTEFIENFVEGLLEDGELRVGNTEFLIRKAKVLPIPKRFNVLKTLSPIYLKTMIETEEGLKNYDLLPNNSKFYENLKNNLKKKYEAFYNEKCDMDFEFEVLKFRPKRMNIKGIYCRCSEMVFKVWGDYDLIKFGYECGFGEKNSMGFGMVVNIE, encoded by the coding sequence ATGAGGATTGAATTAGAGCTGCAAACTGACAAATTCACAACAATTCCTTACAATCATCAATACTACTTAGCCTCAGCCATATATAAAAAAATCCACTCAGCAAATCCTGAATATGCTAAAAGATTACATAGCTATCAAAAATTTAAGTTCTTTACTTTCTCTTTACTGCAGATAAAAAGGAGAGTTATTAAAAAGGAAGGAATAGAAACAATAGATGGAAAGGCATATCTCTACATATCATCTCCAAAAACTGAATTTATAGAAAATTTTGTTGAAGGACTTTTAGAAGATGGAGAGCTAAGAGTTGGAAATACAGAGTTTCTTATAAGAAAGGCCAAGGTTTTACCAATTCCAAAGAGATTTAATGTTTTGAAGACGCTTTCTCCAATATACTTAAAAACTATGATTGAAACTGAGGAGGGGTTGAAAAATTATGATTTACTTCCAAACAATTCAAAATTTTATGAAAACTTAAAAAATAACTTAAAAAAGAAATATGAAGCATTTTATAATGAAAAATGTGATATGGACTTTGAATTTGAGGTCTTGAAATTTAGACCTAAGAGGATGAATATAAAAGGAATTTACTGCAGATGTTCTGAAATGGTGTTTAAAGTATGGGGAGATTATGATTTGATAAAATTTGGTTATGAGTGTGGTTTTGGGGAGAAGAATAGCATGGGCTTTGGAATGGTTGTGAATATTGAATAA
- a CDS encoding TrkH family potassium uptake protein encodes MAIKKKDVEGILHILGGIIQILGLFTLVPCIVSIYYNENTLFNFLIPGVFFTIFGFILKKVTKHQNLKLHHTMIASALAWLIASLIGAIPLYLSIPYFSYIDGVYESMSAWTTTGMTLIPNVEVLPKSVLFWRSFQQWIGGVGILVLSALVLARSGTVAYLLYASEARQERIMPSAMGTIKTIVWIYILYTILGILLLYLAGLSFWEALNLTMTGICTGGMSISNYSFPYNDFAKLIMIGIMMVGGVVSFSIHHRILTGKYFSDIQTRYALIVIIITSIIISIKDNVPIIDSLFTVVSAMTSTGFTTINIGNLSNLSLLLIIFLMLIGGGAGTTTGGVKIIRFLVILKALWYEIKEIIYPKSAVIHEHLENLDLNYSIIREAFIVFFLYSFSSFLIALTLIYLGYSPYNAIFDAVSFTSNIGMSLGVVTLETPIIGKIAGIIGMWIGRLEIIPVLVLLATLYLKIRRICKSR; translated from the coding sequence ATGGCAATTAAAAAGAAAGATGTTGAAGGGATTTTACACATACTTGGGGGAATAATACAAATCCTTGGATTATTTACGTTAGTTCCTTGCATAGTTTCCATATACTATAACGAAAACACTCTTTTCAATTTTTTAATTCCAGGGGTATTTTTTACAATTTTTGGGTTTATTTTAAAAAAAGTTACAAAACATCAGAATTTAAAATTACATCACACCATGATAGCTTCCGCATTAGCTTGGCTTATAGCTTCACTTATAGGAGCTATTCCTCTATACTTATCAATACCCTATTTTTCCTACATTGATGGAGTTTATGAAAGCATGTCTGCCTGGACTACAACTGGAATGACCTTAATACCAAATGTTGAAGTTTTGCCAAAATCTGTTTTGTTTTGGAGGAGTTTTCAGCAGTGGATTGGAGGGGTTGGGATATTAGTTTTATCAGCCCTCGTTTTAGCAAGATCTGGAACTGTTGCATATCTTTTATATGCATCAGAGGCTAGGCAGGAAAGGATAATGCCAAGTGCCATGGGAACGATAAAGACAATTGTGTGGATTTATATTCTATACACTATTTTGGGAATTCTTTTGCTTTATTTAGCTGGGTTAAGTTTTTGGGAGGCGTTAAATTTAACGATGACTGGTATTTGCACTGGAGGAATGAGTATAAGCAATTACAGCTTTCCATATAACGATTTTGCAAAACTTATTATGATTGGAATAATGATGGTTGGGGGGGTTGTATCCTTCTCTATACACCATAGGATACTAACTGGAAAATATTTTAGTGATATTCAAACGAGATATGCCTTAATTGTTATAATTATAACTTCAATAATCATTTCAATAAAAGATAACGTTCCAATAATTGACTCTCTCTTTACGGTAGTTTCAGCAATGACTTCAACTGGCTTTACAACAATAAATATTGGAAATCTCTCAAATCTTTCATTACTTTTAATTATCTTCTTAATGCTGATTGGTGGTGGAGCTGGAACAACAACTGGGGGGGTTAAGATAATCAGATTTTTGGTTATATTAAAAGCCCTTTGGTATGAGATAAAGGAAATTATCTATCCAAAATCTGCAGTTATTCATGAGCATCTTGAGAATCTTGATTTAAATTATAGTATAATTAGGGAGGCATTTATTGTATTCTTTCTATACAGCTTTTCATCGTTTTTAATAGCTTTAACGCTAATTTATTTAGGATATAGCCCTTATAATGCAATATTTGATGCAGTTTCATTTACTTCAAATATTGGTATGTCTTTAGGAGTTGTTACTTTAGAAACTCCAATAATTGGAAAAATAGCTGGAATTATAGGCATGTGGATTGGTAGATTAGAAATAATTCCAGTGCTTGTTTTATTGGCAACATTATATTTGAAAATTAGGAGGATTTGCAAAAGCAGATAA
- the ftsZ gene encoding cell division protein FtsZ: MKFLKNVLEEGEGFEEFNELELSPEDKELLEYLQQTKARITVVGCGGAGNNTITRLTLEGIEGAKTIALNTDAQQLIRTKADKKILIGKKLTRGLGAGGNPKIGEEAAKESAEEIKAAIQDSDMVFITCGLGGGTGTGSAPVVAEISKKIGALTVAVVTLPFAMEGKVRMKNAMEGLEKLKQNTDTLVVIPNERLFEIVPNMPLKVAFKVADEVLINSVKGLVELITKDGLINVDFADVKAVMSNGGLAMIGIGESDSEKRAKEAVNMALNSPLLDVDIDGATGALIHIMGPEDLTLDEAKDVVATVSSRLDPNATIIWGATIDENLENTVRALLVVTGVQSRVEFGETGLKRKKTDLLNIPKI; encoded by the coding sequence GTGAAATTCTTAAAAAATGTTTTAGAAGAAGGAGAAGGATTTGAAGAATTTAATGAATTAGAATTATCTCCAGAAGATAAGGAGTTACTGGAATATTTACAGCAAACTAAAGCAAGAATTACAGTAGTTGGTTGTGGTGGAGCTGGAAACAACACAATCACAAGATTAACATTAGAGGGTATAGAAGGAGCTAAAACCATTGCCCTAAATACAGACGCTCAGCAATTAATTAGAACAAAAGCAGATAAAAAGATTTTAATTGGTAAAAAATTAACAAGAGGTTTAGGGGCTGGAGGAAATCCAAAGATTGGCGAAGAGGCTGCAAAAGAAAGTGCTGAAGAGATTAAAGCAGCAATCCAAGACTCGGATATGGTATTTATCACTTGTGGTTTAGGTGGAGGAACTGGAACTGGTTCAGCCCCTGTTGTGGCTGAGATATCTAAAAAAATAGGAGCTTTAACAGTTGCTGTAGTTACATTACCATTTGCCATGGAAGGAAAAGTTAGAATGAAGAATGCAATGGAAGGTTTAGAAAAGCTGAAGCAAAATACTGATACATTGGTTGTTATTCCAAACGAAAGATTATTTGAAATAGTTCCAAACATGCCATTAAAAGTAGCGTTTAAAGTAGCTGATGAAGTTTTAATCAACTCTGTAAAAGGGTTAGTTGAGTTGATTACCAAAGATGGATTGATTAACGTTGACTTTGCTGATGTTAAGGCTGTTATGAGCAATGGAGGCTTGGCAATGATAGGTATTGGAGAGAGCGATAGCGAGAAGAGAGCTAAGGAAGCTGTTAACATGGCGTTAAACTCCCCATTATTAGATGTTGATATAGATGGAGCTACTGGAGCTTTAATCCACATAATGGGTCCTGAAGATTTAACATTGGATGAGGCAAAAGATGTTGTTGCTACAGTTTCTTCAAGATTAGACCCTAACGCTACAATAATATGGGGAGCCACAATAGATGAAAACTTAGAAAATACTGTAAGAGCCTTATTAGTTGTTACTGGAGTTCAGTCAAGAGTAGAATTTGGAGAAACAGGACTTAAGAGGAAGAAAACCGATTTATTAAATATCCCAAAAATCTAA
- the cas5 gene encoding CRISPR-associated protein Cas5 translates to MWGLKFRCEGIYFVSFRKPVTTSLSLTYKLPPFTAIRGLIANALGMPRDSFEIQNWFKIGMRVEGKIEIGREMAKFLKMISRKSCYRCENCRFEKIADSKPKKCPNCGKENLVKVEKMIYERAFPSSPMHREFLIMPKYWIYLVGEEKKIKKIYYALKSPERPLYLGTSDDLVDIEVFKPVKVKEVEENEINSILDGIHENCILEKLPYRFIPVKDKKGKLKEVYSEYKLVSIPRKFPYSTEKPLKAWDFGDEFIRVF, encoded by the coding sequence ATGTGGGGGTTGAAGTTTAGATGCGAGGGAATATACTTTGTAAGTTTTAGGAAGCCAGTTACAACCTCTTTATCTTTAACTTATAAACTTCCTCCTTTTACGGCAATTAGAGGATTAATAGCCAATGCCTTAGGAATGCCGAGAGATTCATTCGAGATACAAAATTGGTTTAAGATTGGGATGAGAGTTGAAGGCAAAATAGAGATTGGTAGAGAGATGGCTAAATTCTTAAAGATGATTTCAAGAAAGTCATGTTATAGATGTGAAAATTGTAGATTTGAGAAAATAGCTGATTCAAAGCCAAAAAAATGTCCAAACTGTGGAAAAGAGAATCTCGTAAAAGTGGAGAAGATGATTTATGAAAGGGCATTTCCTTCTTCACCGATGCATAGGGAATTTCTAATAATGCCAAAGTATTGGATTTATCTTGTGGGAGAAGAGAAGAAAATAAAAAAGATTTATTATGCCTTAAAAAGTCCAGAGAGACCTTTATATCTTGGAACATCTGATGATTTGGTAGATATTGAAGTATTTAAGCCGGTTAAAGTAAAAGAAGTCGAAGAAAATGAGATAAATAGTATCTTAGATGGAATTCATGAAAACTGCATACTTGAAAAACTACCATATAGGTTTATTCCAGTAAAAGACAAGAAAGGCAAGTTAAAAGAGGTTTATTCTGAATATAAACTCGTCTCTATCCCAAGAAAGTTTCCATATTCAACTGAAAAACCTTTAAAAGCTTGGGACTTTGGAGATGAGTTTATTAGGGTGTTTTAA
- a CDS encoding protein translocase SEC61 complex subunit gamma: protein MMENLNQKMEQLKEFIEECRRVWLVLKKPTKDEYLAVAKTTALGISLLGIIGYIIHVPATYIKGLLKPPTA, encoded by the coding sequence ATGATGGAAAATTTAAATCAAAAGATGGAACAACTTAAAGAATTCATTGAAGAATGTAGAAGGGTTTGGTTAGTTTTAAAAAAGCCTACAAAAGATGAATATTTGGCTGTCGCTAAAACAACAGCTTTAGGAATTTCTTTACTCGGAATTATTGGATACATAATCCACGTTCCAGCAACATACATTAAAGGTCTGTTAAAACCTCCAACCGCATAA
- a CDS encoding 2-phosphoglycerate kinase, which translates to MDLQNDIIVRGKSYEMPFSKGILARSLTAAGLKPSIAYRIAWDIYEMLKKENIKVIDKSDLRRRVYYYLISKNYDEVAKKYLLWRMVLGRRPIVILIGGASGVGTSTIAFEIASRLGIPSVIGTDSIREVMRKVISRELIPTLYESSYTAWKVLRENEDGNIYIKGFERHSEAVLTGVEGVIDRCLIEGQSVIMEGTHLIPTLLKDKYLENPNVVFIMLTIYDEKLHKMRFYARGRVSSRPTERYLKYFKIIRMINDYMVETAKKKGIPVVENIKISKTVDNCLNIITERLKTMVELEGLSEEDMLEEEA; encoded by the coding sequence ATGGATTTACAGAATGATATAATCGTGAGGGGAAAATCCTATGAAATGCCGTTTTCAAAGGGTATTTTGGCGAGGTCATTAACAGCTGCTGGATTAAAACCAAGTATTGCTTATAGAATAGCTTGGGATATATATGAAATGCTAAAAAAAGAGAATATTAAGGTTATTGATAAATCTGATTTGAGGAGGAGAGTTTATTACTATTTAATTTCAAAAAATTATGATGAAGTTGCTAAAAAGTATTTACTATGGAGAATGGTTTTAGGTAGAAGACCGATAGTTATTTTAATCGGAGGGGCAAGCGGAGTTGGAACATCAACCATTGCATTTGAAATTGCTTCAAGATTAGGAATTCCAAGCGTTATAGGAACTGATTCAATAAGGGAAGTTATGAGAAAGGTTATATCAAGAGAACTTATCCCAACTCTTTACGAATCGAGTTACACTGCCTGGAAGGTGTTGAGGGAAAATGAGGATGGAAACATATACATTAAAGGGTTTGAAAGGCATTCTGAAGCTGTGTTAACTGGGGTGGAGGGGGTTATAGACAGGTGTTTAATTGAAGGACAGAGTGTAATCATGGAAGGAACTCACCTAATTCCAACCCTTTTAAAAGATAAATATTTAGAAAATCCAAATGTTGTTTTTATTATGCTAACAATATATGATGAGAAATTACATAAAATGAGGTTCTACGCAAGAGGAAGGGTTTCAAGCAGGCCTACTGAGAGATATTTGAAATACTTTAAAATAATTAGGATGATAAATGATTACATGGTTGAGACTGCAAAAAAGAAAGGAATTCCTGTAGTTGAAAATATAAAGATTAGTAAGACAGTTGATAACTGCCTAAATATAATTACTGAAAGATTAAAAACAATGGTTGAGCTGGAGGGGTTGAGTGAAGAGGATATGTTAGAGGAAGAAGCATAG
- a CDS encoding tyrosine-type recombinase/integrase, with translation MNLWDWNLLTINETKKTPKGSWDMGIDYEQTYKMFREELQKIKSKKILYKDDYKKIAYLITYLLQLRNGCRIWEAISGMINIAINLDNFDWNERIIVRVRTQKRKDLEFREIILPKFITKEDIELVKSIFINIKKEIDEKSTLEEKLAVKKKIVKRFGAWLYKNYKINTHSLRYAYITYLGKRGIPAQVLAKITKHKNQNYITYYTQNVLAKEILTNYGDLDD, from the coding sequence ATGAACTTATGGGATTGGAACTTATTAACTATAAATGAAACTAAAAAAACGCCAAAAGGTTCTTGGGATATGGGGATTGACTACGAGCAAACTTATAAAATGTTTAGAGAGGAATTACAAAAAATAAAAAGCAAAAAAATCCTTTACAAAGACGATTATAAGAAAATTGCATACTTGATAACTTATCTTTTACAATTAAGGAATGGTTGTAGGATTTGGGAGGCCATTTCGGGAATGATAAACATAGCAATTAATTTAGATAATTTTGACTGGAATGAGAGGATAATTGTTAGGGTTAGAACTCAAAAAAGGAAGGACTTAGAGTTTAGGGAAATAATTCTCCCAAAATTTATAACAAAAGAAGATATAGAATTAGTAAAATCCATTTTCATAAACATTAAAAAAGAAATAGATGAAAAATCCACTTTAGAAGAGAAATTAGCAGTAAAGAAGAAGATTGTTAAGAGGTTTGGAGCATGGCTTTATAAAAATTATAAAATTAACACCCACTCTCTAAGGTATGCCTACATAACCTATTTGGGTAAGAGAGGAATTCCAGCACAGGTTTTAGCAAAAATTACCAAACACAAAAATCAAAATTACATCACATACTATACCCAAAATGTTTTAGCTAAGGAGATTTTAACCAATTATGGGGATTTGGATGATTGA
- a CDS encoding 50S ribosomal protein L11, protein MAKEVVEVLVTGGRATAGPPLGPAIGPLGINVMQVVKEINEKTKDYEGMQVPVKVIVDTETRKFEIEVGIPPTTALIKKELGIETAAHEPRHEIVGNLTLEQVIKIAKMKMDSMLSYTLKNAVKEVLGTCGSMGVTVEGKDPKEVQKEIDAGVYDEYFKEE, encoded by the coding sequence ATGGCTAAGGAGGTTGTAGAGGTATTAGTTACCGGAGGTAGAGCAACAGCAGGACCACCATTGGGTCCAGCTATTGGTCCTTTAGGAATTAATGTCATGCAGGTTGTTAAAGAGATTAATGAAAAAACAAAAGACTATGAAGGAATGCAGGTTCCAGTTAAGGTTATAGTTGATACAGAAACAAGAAAGTTTGAGATTGAGGTTGGTATTCCTCCAACAACTGCTTTAATCAAAAAAGAATTGGGAATTGAAACAGCTGCCCATGAACCAAGACACGAAATTGTTGGAAACTTAACATTAGAGCAAGTTATTAAAATAGCTAAGATGAAAATGGACTCTATGTTATCATACACTTTAAAGAACGCTGTAAAAGAAGTTTTAGGAACCTGCGGTTCAATGGGAGTTACAGTTGAAGGAAAAGACCCTAAAGAAGTTCAAAAAGAAATCGATGCTGGAGTTTATGACGAATACTTTAAAGAAGAATAA
- a CDS encoding transcription elongation factor Spt5 has translation MIFAVRTMVGQEKNIAGLMASRAEKEQLDVYSILASESLKGYVLVEAESKGDVEELIKGMPRVRGIVPGTVAIEEIEPLLTPKKIIENIEKGDVVEIIAGPFKGERAKVIRVDKNKEEVTLELENATVPIPITLSVEGVKIISKHKD, from the coding sequence ATGATTTTTGCAGTTAGAACAATGGTTGGTCAGGAAAAGAATATAGCAGGATTAATGGCAAGTAGAGCTGAGAAGGAGCAGTTAGATGTTTACTCAATATTAGCCTCAGAATCTTTAAAAGGGTATGTGTTGGTTGAAGCTGAATCAAAGGGAGATGTTGAAGAATTAATAAAAGGAATGCCAAGAGTTAGAGGAATTGTTCCAGGAACCGTTGCTATTGAGGAAATAGAACCATTATTAACTCCAAAGAAAATTATTGAAAATATTGAAAAAGGAGATGTTGTTGAGATTATCGCTGGACCTTTTAAAGGAGAAAGGGCAAAGGTTATTAGAGTTGATAAAAATAAGGAAGAAGTTACATTGGAACTTGAAAATGCCACTGTTCCTATACCAATAACCTTATCTGTTGAAGGTGTTAAAATCATTTCAAAGCATAAGGATTAA